The Candidatus Scalindua japonica genome includes the window ATATCACCCAATCTCCTTCCTTTATATCTTTGTCTCTCGCGTCTTTATCATTAATCAGGACAATGGGTTCTATCTCTTTTTTCCAGATATTATGAAATTGAGAACGTGTGATACGCTTATGGTTTACCGTCAGGAATTGGAAAGGGAATGGACTCTTGTTCTCTTTGTAATAACCGGGTAAAGGTGGAAGTTTGGCTTTTTCGGCAAGTTGAGAGTACATCTCGATTTTGCCTGATGGAGTGAGATATTCATCCTGAGGTCTGGGTTGCATCTTACAGAAACCATCCTGTTCAAGATCCTTCAGAGTAAAATCAACACCCTTACTTCTGCACAGGAACTCTTCGGCCACTTCACGTTCTGGAGGGAACAATTCTTTTGTATTCATGCCGAGAGCTTCAGAGAGTTCCTTAAAGACCTGGTAGTTTGGTTTTGACTCGCCAAGTGGTTCAATTGCCTTCTGGTTTACGGAGAGATAGTTATGATAATAACACACATGGATATCAAATGATTCCAGGAAACTAGGGGCAGGCAGGACAATGTCAGCGTAGCTGCAGGTATCATTTAAAAAGATGTCGTGTACAACCGTAAAGAGGTCTTCACTCTCCATACCCTTCCTTACCAGCGCCTGGTTTGGTAGATTTACCAGGGGGTTGGTATTGAAGACAAAAAGAAATTTTAACTCCTCGGCATCAAGTAATTTTCCCAATTGTGCCATGTTACGCATTTTCTGGGTTTTAGCTCCTTCCGGTCTGATAAGGTGTTTTCCCTGGAGAAAGGCAAGGTCTATTTCTCTGTCAGTATTGCTATAATGAACTCTGTATCCTCCAACCAGGGGTGGAAGCAGGGCGATAGTCCTTGCAGCCTCACCGCCGTAAAGATGTTTTTGAATACCGAATCCCAGGTGAATAAAGTTTGGCCTTATTCGATATAGATCGTCTGCCAATTCTCTTATGTCATCTACCGCTAAGTCCGTTATTTTTGACACCCTTTCAAGGTTAAAATCTTTTGCCACATCTTTGAACTGTTCAAAACCATGTGTATATTTCTCTACATGCTCTTTGTCGTACATGTTTTTAGTTATCAGATAATTTGCGATTCCAAGTGCAAGTGCACCATCGGTGTTTGGCTTAATGGCAAGGTGTTTGCCGAGCTTGCCTGTTTTCAATGGGTCGATTACATAGAACTTCGCACCGTTACGAACAGCTTCCTTTACCATGTTATATCCGTGCAGATTGCTCCATGGCCCGTTCAGCCCCCAGAAGATAATTAGTTTAGATGAATTTATCTCTTCCGGATCAAGGCCCCAAAACCCTCCGTATACATACTGCATGGCTGTTCTTCCCGCGTTTGAACATACTGTAGGTGAGCAATTGCTGGTGCCAAGTGTAGTGAAAATCCGCTGGGGAAGTTGCTTATTAAGCAGTCCCATATGGCCATAATAGTGGAACGGCAATATCGCTTCGGCCCCGTGTCTGGTCAGGGTGTTCTCCATCTGATACGCAATCTCTTTGTAAGCTTCTTCCCATGTAATTTCCCTGAAATTATCTGATCCTTTTTTGCCCACTCTTTTAAGAGGTCGTTTCAGCCGTTCGGGTGAATATACAAATTTTAAACCGTTCTGTATCTTCCAGCAGAGAAACCCCTGTGTTACAGGGTGTTTAGGATTGCCTTGAAGCTTGACCGCTTTGTCACCTTCTACTGTGGTAATCATGGCACAGGTATCGTAACAGTCCCTTGGGCATGTATTGAAATATGTTTTCATGGTCTTATTTATTTTATTAAATTTATGTAGAGGCAATTCATGAATTGCCCCTGTTTCATTGATATAATAGGTAGCATTCTATCATATTCTGAGGGGTATAAGAAAAATATTTTAAAAGGATAACGGAATGATATGGGGCATGTGACCAATCCCGTAGGTCCCCTTTCCCCGCCTGCTTGTCCGACGGGCCTTTTGGCGGAAATGACAAGTCGATCAGGCCAAAGGACTTTGCTGGAATTCCTATTAATGGTATGGCCTTTGTCAAAAGGCCCGTGTAGGGAAACCGGCACTTTAAGATTGGCATGTCCGCTCATTATGATTGGACTTGGATCGTTAACAATCTGGAATAAATTTTTTTTAGTACTATTTATAACTGTTTTTTTCTATACTGAGACGGTATGCGGATAAGTACTTATCAAGTTGGTCCTCATAAATATTGCAGGTTTTCCGGGAGAAGATAATGTCTATTGCAGTAGTAGTTAAGAAAGACAATAAAGTTGTTATTGGTGCGGATACATTACAGTGCTTCGATGCTAATATGGCGGATATTGATAATCTATATGAGTCTAAACTGAGGCAGATAGGATCTGCGATACTTGCCGGTGCCGGTTGGGGACTGTATGACAACATCCTGGATGACTATCTGAAAGGTAAAAAAACAGTCAGGTTAGCAACAAAACAGCAGGTTTTTCTTTTTTTTAAAAATTTCTGGCCTGTCTTACATCAGAAATACTCATTTGTTAATAACCAATGTGATGATGCTGACTCTCCATTTGGTGAACTCGATTCATCATTCCTGATAGCCACAAAAAAAAGAATATTTTTTGTTTCTTCAAATATGTGTGTAACAGAGTTTCAGAAATTTTATGCTATCGGTGCCGGTCGTGATTACGCAATTGGAGCAATGCACGTACTGTATGATCAGGAAAAGAGTTCTGAGGAGATAGCCAGGTTGGCTATAGAGGCCGCTATTGCAAACAACGTATACTGCGGTGGAAATATTGAAACAATGAAACCGTGAAAACAAAGCTATGAAGTGCAGTAATCGTGTTACTGTATTTTTTATAGCATCGACACCCGCTCAACAGACTGGAGGACAAGCGGTAGATGTACTCAGGAAGGAAAATCAAAAATGACCAGCCAAATATGATATCAGTCGCAGGTCAAATCATGTTGATTGGATCTGAATGTTTAGATCCAGGCTACCCTCCAGAAAGACATTTCGAACTGACAAGCCTGGACTAGCCGATAATAAATTTGTGCAAATTAATATAATTCGTGTCTGCGATTTTAGAATTTCTAATCCGACCGACTTCGGCGGTAAGTAAAAAATAAAAACAAAGGGTAAAAGGGCTATAGCTTAAAGTGTATGTATAACCTTATCTCCACCTATGCTTCCTCCGTCATTAAGTAGGTTATTGAAGGAAACGACAGAGATTGAGTATTCATTCAGGTCACAAGTCCTGTTTTTAAAGCTTCAATATCGTAGGGCCCGTTTCCCTGAACGGCCCCTATGTGTTATTTGCGTAGACAAATTACTCTATTGTATTTTTAAGCGCGGTTTCCAAAGTTTTAAGGAGTATCGGGTTCTGGCTGATTTGTGTTATACCGTGCAGCCATATCTCTCTTTCGGGTGACTGGAGTTCAGATTTGCCGATTGCCTGTTCGAAGTTTTTGAGAAAAACCATTGTGATACTGGTTTGTGCACTGCCTTCCCTGGCAGTGGTGTTTTTATCGGAAGGCATGGCAGCTTCCATCTGACGGACGCCTTTTGGCGTTATCCACGCACTGTATGAATCACCGTCAACAAGTCCTGCTGTAATGAGTGTTTTCATAGGCTTTCTGATATTTGTCTCTTTAAACTCGTACTCTTCTATCAATGCTTCAAAGGTTTTTACTTTGCTGGTGCCGTACTCTTTCCAGAGGTTGTAAAGGCTTATCAGTATGAATTTTTCAAAGGGGGTTATTTTCATAGGTTTATCCAGTATAAAAAATGATTCACCGCAAAGTCGCAGAGAACGCAAAGAAAATCAAATAAAATAAAAATTTAGAAGCAATCAACAGTACATGTACAACTACAAGCAGTCTCATCTCTTACTGCTCAGTTGGACCAGGGGGAAAGAATGGGCATTTGGTATTACTGGTTCAATCCTTTAGATTGAACCAGGGCCAGTCTTTACTTTTCGCGACTTTTCGGTGAATAATTATTTCCTGTTATGCGTTGGTATTACAAGGACGGGGCAGGAAGTACTTCGCAGCACTCCTTCACTGACGCTGCCAAAAATCATGTGATGGACGCCCCCATGTCCGTGTGTACCAATAATAATAATGTCAGTGTTCAACTGTTTTGATTTCTGAAGAATAACATCGACAACAGTACCTTGCGCGAGGAGCCCTTTTGTGTCTGCTCCTGATTTCCTGAGTTTCTCAACCTCTTGTTGTAGTCCATTATGTTCCTGAGGAAACTTCTGTTGGCCCTGGTTATTTGTGTCTTGAGGGTTGAGTTCCTCGTCCAGGAAATCGGGGTCCTCTTCAACAACGTGGAGTAAGCATACTTTGGCAGGCAAGGCCAATGCCAGAGTTTTTGCTTTATCTAATATTTTTTCAGAGGCACTGGACAAGTCGATTGCAACCAAAATGTTCATCTTATAATCCTTTCATCAGCATTAAAAAGGGAGACGATAAATTTTTTTATTTTTTCCTGATTTTTCTTTTAAAATAATAATTGCTATATTGTACAGTAACAAGCTCCCATCCTTTCCTGCCAAGTTCATTAAGAGCCGGCAGGTCTTGTTTGACTTGTTGTTTCATAGATCCTTTATCTTTTGCGTATACAATTTTATATTCCCATTGTGTTTCGGTATTATCCGTCTGTGCGTGTACGAATGCACTGGAAATCATAAAACTAACCACAAATACCATTACTACCATCAACCACCAATAATTCTTTTTCATTTTTATCCTCCTTTAAATTACGGGTCAGGTATACCGTGTTGGCATAATTGGTTTCTCTAATTCAAAAGTAATTATAACTATTTGCCAAAAATTATGTTGGGCAGAACCATATAATTATAATAGAAAACTAATGTGCTGTGCACATAAATTCATACGTATGAATTTTGCTAGACATCTGACCTTCAATATGTCTAGATGAGAGGGTGTTCTTGAATAATGTAGATATACTGAGGTTAATAATAGTGTGGTTGTTTAATAAAATCAACAGGAAAAATATCTGTCAGTCATGAGTGTCAAAAAGTAATTATCAATTTATCAAACCATCTGTCGCTGTAATATATATTATTTTCTCTTGATTTTATAATTAATGTTTTTTATAATTAATGTTTGATACTTTTACATCCGCGAAAGTTGGTTGTACTGTAGCGTCAGATTATATGTAATGTAATATATATTA containing:
- a CDS encoding molybdopterin-containing oxidoreductase family protein, which translates into the protein MKTYFNTCPRDCYDTCAMITTVEGDKAVKLQGNPKHPVTQGFLCWKIQNGLKFVYSPERLKRPLKRVGKKGSDNFREITWEEAYKEIAYQMENTLTRHGAEAILPFHYYGHMGLLNKQLPQRIFTTLGTSNCSPTVCSNAGRTAMQYVYGGFWGLDPEEINSSKLIIFWGLNGPWSNLHGYNMVKEAVRNGAKFYVIDPLKTGKLGKHLAIKPNTDGALALGIANYLITKNMYDKEHVEKYTHGFEQFKDVAKDFNLERVSKITDLAVDDIRELADDLYRIRPNFIHLGFGIQKHLYGGEAARTIALLPPLVGGYRVHYSNTDREIDLAFLQGKHLIRPEGAKTQKMRNMAQLGKLLDAEELKFLFVFNTNPLVNLPNQALVRKGMESEDLFTVVHDIFLNDTCSYADIVLPAPSFLESFDIHVCYYHNYLSVNQKAIEPLGESKPNYQVFKELSEALGMNTKELFPPEREVAEEFLCRSKGVDFTLKDLEQDGFCKMQPRPQDEYLTPSGKIEMYSQLAEKAKLPPLPGYYKENKSPFPFQFLTVNHKRITRSQFHNIWKKEIEPIVLINDKDARDKDIKEGDWVILKNDQDTLNMKARLTKDIKRGVTLAYGGLWSKLCEGKGANTLTPDVVQDFGGNATYNSTYVEIEKL
- a CDS encoding universal stress protein, which translates into the protein MNILVAIDLSSASEKILDKAKTLALALPAKVCLLHVVEEDPDFLDEELNPQDTNNQGQQKFPQEHNGLQQEVEKLRKSGADTKGLLAQGTVVDVILQKSKQLNTDIIIIGTHGHGGVHHMIFGSVSEGVLRSTSCPVLVIPTHNRK
- a CDS encoding DUF4177 domain-containing protein, which codes for MKKNYWWLMVVMVFVVSFMISSAFVHAQTDNTETQWEYKIVYAKDKGSMKQQVKQDLPALNELGRKGWELVTVQYSNYYFKRKIRKK